A single region of the Drosophila miranda strain MSH22 chromosome 2, D.miranda_PacBio2.1, whole genome shotgun sequence genome encodes:
- the LOC108154576 gene encoding keratin, type II cytoskeletal 2 oral, with product MKFFIATACVLLLAAGISADPVKAATEEQSGAFAKCLDTDSISCLQLTLFRKAKSIFDNPQIELFGGVSLVKANEGRQGKSLDNSVAVEAAPTVEARTAEMGNYFMDNAKSFFAERSLNFNFANAARSVARAIPDDIKADLRELVVESRTRKKKLLKKFLPILLGVGAKIAVLGVGSIFGLLFLAKKALVVSVIAFFLALAAGASSGLGRIGGSGGSGGLLGGLGGLFGGKNAGSSSSASSGGWSSGGGAPASNGWSSGGSSGWDTHGAYSSPVAQTIAYQGYKQARR from the exons ATGAAGTTCTTCATTGCCACCGCTTGTGTCCTGCTCTTGGCAGCGGGCATCTCGGCCGATCCTGTCAAGGCCGCCACCGAGGAGCAGTCGGGTGCATTTGCCAAGTGCCTCGACACCGACTCCATTTCGTGTCTGCAGCTCACG CTCTTCCGCAAGGCAAAGTCCATCTTCGACAATCCCCAAATCGAACTCTTCGGCGGCGTCTCTCTGGTCAAGGCCAACGAAGGACGTCAGGGCAAGTCTCTAGACAACTCGGTCGCCGTCGAGGCAGCCCCAACTGTGGAGGCCCGCACCGCTGAGATGGGCAACTACTTCATGGACAACGCCAAGAGCTTCTTCGCTGAGCGCTCGCTGAACTTCAACTTCGCCAATGCTGCCCGCAGCGTTGCCCGCGCCATTCCCGATGACATCAAGGCTGATCTCCGTGAACTGGTTGTGGAGTCCCGTACCCGCAAGAAGAAGCTCCTTAAGAAGTTCCTGCCAATCCTGTTGGGCGTTGGTGCTAAGATCGCTGTCCTCGGCGTTGGCTCCATCTTCGGTCTGCTCTTCCTGGCCAAGAAGGCTCTGGTTGTGTCCGTTATCGCCTTCTTCCTAGCTCTGGCTGCCGGCGCGTCCAGCGGTCTTGGTCGCATTGGCGGCTCAGGCGGCAGCGGTGGTCTGCTCGGCGGTCTGGGTGGACTTTTCGGTGGCAAGAACGCCGGTAGCTCCTCGTCTGCCAGCTCCGGTGGTTGGTCCTCGGGCGGCGGTGCCCCCGCCAGCAATGGCTGGTCCTCGGGCGGTAGCTCTGGCTGGGATACACATGGTGCCTACAGCTCCCCAGTTGCCCAGACCATCGCCTACCAGGGCTACAAGCAGGCCAGGCGGTAA
- the LOC108154663 gene encoding uncharacterized protein LOC108154663, translated as MFRVLPLLCLLLGIATARSENCDHDVIAPTLFCRGERALRNVLRNLNKSDKPLVVVRGLEIVPLQNATSVEEDSEQGLLDSLAFYLRTHEVNVKLAYLLEDDSNGEVAEARKKDKGQGMILAMALMFGKMMAVLGIGGIGALAMKALGVAMVALMMAGMLGLKTAAQHGGESSHSISYVTGEGHHHKRRRRSTMQKPVAVAGQQPMAYRGWN; from the exons ATGTTCCGCGTCTTGCCACTACTCTGCCTTCTTCTGGGCATCGCCACTGCCCGGTCGGAGAACTGCGATCATGACGTTATTGCCCCCACGCTCTTCTGCCGAGGAGAGCGCGCCCTTCGCAACGTCCTGCGGAACTTAAACAAAAGCGACAAGCCGCTGGTGGTGGTCCGTGGCCTGGAGATTGTGCCCCTGCAGAATGCCACATCAGTCGAGGAGGATTCGGAGCAGGGCCTGCTGGACAGTCTGGCCTTCTATCTACGGACCCACGAGGTGAATGTGAAGCTGGCCTACCTACTGGAAGACGACAGCAACGGCGAGGTTGCAG aAGCCCGCAAAAAGGACAAGGGCCAGGGAATGATTTTGGCAATGGCGTTGATGTTTGGCAAAATGATGGCTGTTCTGGGAATTGGGGGCATTGGAGCACTGGCGATGAAGGCGCTCGGCGTGGCGATGGTAGCCCTAATGATGGCCGGAATGCTGGGTCTTAAAACAGCAGCGCAGCACGGCGGAGAATCCAGTCACAGCATTTCATACGTAACCGGAGAGGGACATCATCACAAACGCCGGCGGCGTTCCACAATGCAGAAGCCCGTCGCAGTCGCGGGTCAGCAACCCATGGCCTACAGGGGCTGGAATTGA